The following proteins are co-located in the Shouchella hunanensis genome:
- the arsC gene encoding arsenate reductase (thioredoxin), protein MKKTIYFLCTGNSCRSQMAEGWAKYYLQDEWDVYSAGIEAHGLNPNAVKAMEEVEVDISNQTSDMIDNTLLNNADFVVTLCGDAADKCPMTPPHVKRAHWGFDDPAKAEGSEEERWAVFQRVRDEIGLRIKAFKETGK, encoded by the coding sequence ATGAAAAAAACAATCTACTTTTTATGTACTGGAAACTCATGCCGCTCGCAAATGGCAGAAGGGTGGGCAAAGTATTATTTGCAAGATGAATGGGATGTATATAGCGCAGGCATTGAAGCGCATGGTTTAAATCCAAATGCTGTTAAAGCAATGGAGGAAGTAGAGGTTGACATTTCCAACCAAACGTCAGACATGATTGATAATACATTGCTTAACAACGCAGACTTCGTTGTAACATTATGTGGAGATGCGGCTGACAAATGTCCAATGACTCCACCTCACGTAAAGCGTGCTCATTGGGGATTTGATGATCCTGCTAAAGCAGAAGGTTCCGAAGAAGAAAGATGGGCAGTCTTTCAACGTGTCCGTGATGAGATTGGTTTAAGGATAAAAGCATTTAAAGAAACAGGGAAATAA
- a CDS encoding DUF2785 domain-containing protein, whose amino-acid sequence MEETYSNLKDVLSNSTITISNELITTMLHSIGNTDSVLRDDLIYGTFHKWISNKQLERNQVNFILEVCNSNLLKGLGEKETDSVFKRSFSAIVCAAILNARYTVNDDMLRDLADNSLKVMVNEKDLRGYVENKGWAHSIAHTADLLDSIVHYSLFGRKILSSSINNMVEPLLKGNVFIDDEQERIAIPLTSIISLSETQTELNELFVWMKQKLELERNVAGLSFYRVRTNYMALLNAIYLNLLEKKVNTDISNNILAELFYIRNL is encoded by the coding sequence ATGGAGGAAACGTATTCTAATTTAAAAGATGTATTATCAAATTCGACAATAACAATTTCAAATGAATTAATTACTACCATGTTACATTCAATTGGAAATACTGATTCGGTTTTAAGAGATGATCTGATATACGGTACTTTTCATAAATGGATTAGTAATAAACAATTAGAGCGCAATCAAGTCAACTTTATACTAGAGGTTTGCAACAGTAATTTGTTAAAAGGATTAGGTGAAAAAGAGACTGATTCTGTTTTTAAAAGGTCTTTCTCAGCTATTGTGTGTGCTGCAATTTTAAACGCTCGATATACGGTGAACGACGACATGTTAAGAGATCTAGCGGATAATAGTCTAAAGGTGATGGTGAATGAAAAAGATCTACGGGGCTATGTAGAAAATAAAGGATGGGCACACTCAATTGCGCATACAGCGGATCTACTGGATTCAATTGTTCATTACTCTTTGTTCGGTAGAAAGATACTGTCTAGTTCCATAAATAATATGGTGGAGCCTTTGTTAAAAGGGAACGTATTTATAGATGATGAACAAGAAAGAATAGCGATTCCTTTAACAAGTATTATTTCTTTAAGTGAAACACAAACAGAGTTAAACGAATTATTCGTTTGGATGAAACAGAAATTAGAACTAGAGAGAAATGTAGCTGGATTGTCTTTTTACAGGGTACGAACAAATTATATGGCACTTTTAAACGCTATCTATTTAAATTTACTAGAAAAAAAGGTTAACACCGATATATCGAATAACATTTTAGCTGAGCTTTTTTATATTCGTAACCTTTAA
- a CDS encoding YbfB/YjiJ family MFS transporter, with translation MNNRETLRLIVIGFFSLTIVIGIGRFLYTPILPYMEVDTSQSFSALGMLATWNYIGYFIGAFVSRKVQPTSKAVILLLFINALTTVLMGLFDDHFMWILLRFLSGISSGFIFVLATNLVLGRLVQQNKTQYAGYLYSGVGFGILLTGTFTPFTTNSVNWSFTWLFFGFISLLLTVVITLIVKKMAHNKTQMTFSVQPQYKYQGKKKKTALYLSYLFEGFGYIIYATFITGLLTHNSFSLEASYVWAVVGLGAIPSCIIWSWLGKIISDSRALKYAYFIQILSVFIPVLSQHLLLIIVSAFLFGATFLGIITLTMSISKQFKGSKNLVSGLTVIYAFGQIIGPSVAGIFIEFIHFQFSFLLAGFALVLSFIVVTVSFRSEVPSHSGFK, from the coding sequence TTGAATAACAGAGAAACCCTTCGTTTAATCGTTATTGGTTTTTTTAGCCTTACTATCGTCATTGGTATTGGACGATTTCTCTATACCCCGATACTTCCTTATATGGAGGTTGACACAAGCCAATCTTTTTCAGCATTAGGAATGTTAGCAACTTGGAACTATATTGGATATTTTATAGGAGCATTTGTATCCAGAAAAGTCCAGCCTACAAGTAAAGCAGTCATTCTTTTATTATTTATAAATGCCCTAACAACCGTACTAATGGGACTATTTGATGACCATTTCATGTGGATTTTGCTTAGATTTTTATCAGGTATTAGTAGCGGTTTCATTTTCGTATTAGCCACCAATCTTGTTTTAGGCCGTCTAGTTCAACAAAACAAAACTCAATACGCTGGCTATTTATATAGTGGTGTCGGTTTTGGCATTTTGTTAACTGGAACCTTTACACCTTTCACCACCAATTCTGTTAACTGGTCATTTACTTGGCTATTCTTTGGCTTCATTAGTCTACTTTTGACAGTTGTCATCACACTCATAGTAAAAAAGATGGCACACAATAAGACACAGATGACCTTTTCAGTACAGCCTCAGTATAAGTATCAAGGGAAGAAAAAAAAGACTGCCCTTTATTTATCCTATTTGTTTGAGGGGTTTGGATACATTATCTATGCCACTTTCATTACTGGGCTACTGACGCACAATAGCTTTTCTTTAGAAGCCTCTTATGTATGGGCAGTTGTAGGTCTAGGAGCGATTCCATCCTGTATCATCTGGTCTTGGCTTGGAAAGATAATATCAGATTCAAGAGCATTAAAATACGCATACTTTATTCAAATCCTATCAGTCTTCATACCAGTGTTATCACAACATTTACTTTTAATAATCGTTTCAGCATTCCTTTTTGGAGCAACATTTTTAGGAATTATAACTCTTACTATGAGTATAAGTAAGCAATTTAAAGGTAGTAAAAATCTCGTGAGTGGATTAACCGTGATTTACGCTTTCGGGCAAATTATAGGACCTTCTGTTGCCGGTATATTTATTGAGTTCATACATTTCCAATTTTCTTTTCTTTTAGCTGGTTTTGCTTTAGTGCTATCGTTTATCGTAGTAACTGTCTCATTTAGATCCGAGGTTCCTTCTCATTCTGGATTTAAATAA
- a CDS encoding LysR family transcriptional regulator yields the protein MRIDDLRTFVEVSKHSSMSKAAEVFNVGQSNVTMKMKRLEAYYQSNLFVRTPHGVRLTNEGKVLYERTVTMLHYWEQTNEMMSKKEVFKELFIGSMETTAAIRLPSLLAEVYRMYPNVMINLETGTTEQVLNKLMSYDIDAGFIAGPVKQSGVKGFPIFKEEMVLLTSKDLGERLDSTFIQLEGQSMLTFKTGCSYRRLLETFLYDHALTTTRKMEFGSIEAIIGCVKNGMGISILPYSVVENHNNVTLTALPSKYSMVETYFVYRENEWLSLYDVIENFGKNDKDG from the coding sequence TTGAGAATTGATGATTTAAGAACATTTGTTGAAGTATCAAAGCATAGTAGTATGTCGAAAGCTGCTGAAGTTTTTAATGTCGGTCAATCAAATGTCACAATGAAAATGAAACGGTTGGAAGCGTATTATCAGTCTAATCTTTTCGTGCGTACCCCTCACGGTGTAAGACTTACGAACGAAGGTAAAGTTTTGTATGAACGAACGGTTACGATGTTGCATTACTGGGAACAAACAAATGAAATGATGAGCAAGAAAGAAGTGTTTAAAGAATTATTTATTGGGTCAATGGAAACGACAGCAGCCATAAGGCTTCCATCTCTTTTAGCGGAGGTCTATCGTATGTATCCTAATGTAATGATCAACTTGGAAACAGGAACGACGGAACAGGTTTTAAACAAATTAATGAGTTATGATATAGACGCTGGATTTATCGCAGGGCCAGTTAAACAGTCAGGCGTTAAAGGTTTTCCAATCTTCAAAGAAGAAATGGTTTTACTTACATCAAAGGATTTAGGGGAGAGGCTTGATTCTACTTTTATACAGTTAGAAGGTCAGAGTATGCTCACCTTTAAGACAGGGTGTTCCTATCGACGGTTGTTAGAAACATTCTTATATGACCATGCGCTTACTACTACTCGGAAAATGGAATTCGGATCAATTGAGGCCATCATTGGTTGTGTGAAAAATGGAATGGGTATTTCCATTTTGCCTTATTCTGTAGTGGAAAATCATAACAATGTTACTTTAACGGCCTTACCTTCAAAATATAGTATGGTTGAGACATACTTTGTCTATCGAGAAAATGAATGGCTGTCACTATATGATGTGATCGAGAATTTCGGAAAAAATGATAAGGACGGTTGA
- a CDS encoding 2Fe-2S iron-sulfur cluster-binding protein gives MPMIHAEGYHSFRAEQGKKLVLALEDNGVDILHRCGGKARCTTCLCEIVDGDAGPIGELEAAAREKKGITAEHLRLSCQIRIEKDLKVKPLRTATSEQMDPGTRPEE, from the coding sequence ATGCCAATGATTCATGCTGAGGGCTATCACAGCTTCCGTGCGGAACAAGGGAAGAAACTTGTTCTTGCTCTAGAGGATAACGGCGTTGATATCCTTCACCGCTGTGGCGGGAAAGCACGCTGTACGACGTGTCTCTGTGAAATTGTTGACGGTGATGCTGGTCCAATTGGCGAATTAGAAGCTGCTGCCCGAGAGAAAAAAGGGATTACAGCCGAACATTTACGCCTATCCTGCCAAATTCGTATTGAGAAAGATTTAAAAGTGAAGCCTTTGCGAACAGCAACAAGCGAACAAATGGACCCTGGTACTCGACCAGAGGAATGA
- the glsA gene encoding glutaminase A — protein sequence MLCQSNDELQLLVNQAREVIEDGNVADYIPALAKAEQNKLSVALFYPDGRLYSAGDTSENFTLQSISKVLALALALIDHGEEYVFQRVGKEPTGDPFNSIAKLETNKPSKPLNPMINAGALAVTHMIKGESVGHRFERLLEFIRCLSSNETISYNEEIAKSEYDTADLNRALAFFMKQHDVITENIEGLMDLYTKQCAIEMNCNDLARIGCVLAMDGRNPETDEQIIPVDVARICKTFMVTCGMYNASGEFAINVGIPAKSGVAGGIMGSIPKKCGIGIFGPSLDDKGNSIAGIRLLEMMSRQYSLSMF from the coding sequence ATGCTGTGCCAATCGAATGATGAATTACAGTTATTAGTGAATCAAGCAAGAGAGGTAATTGAGGATGGAAACGTAGCAGACTATATACCAGCACTTGCCAAAGCAGAACAGAACAAATTGTCTGTAGCATTATTCTATCCAGATGGGCGGCTCTATTCTGCAGGGGATACAAGTGAGAATTTTACTTTGCAAAGCATCTCAAAGGTGCTAGCCTTAGCCCTTGCGTTAATTGATCATGGAGAAGAGTATGTGTTCCAACGTGTCGGAAAAGAGCCGACAGGAGATCCGTTTAATTCAATTGCGAAGTTGGAAACAAATAAGCCGTCTAAACCGTTAAATCCGATGATCAATGCAGGCGCCCTTGCCGTTACTCATATGATAAAAGGAGAATCTGTTGGTCATCGTTTTGAACGGTTGCTTGAATTTATTCGTTGCTTATCAAGCAACGAGACCATATCGTACAATGAAGAAATTGCCAAATCTGAGTATGACACAGCGGATTTAAATCGCGCGCTTGCGTTCTTCATGAAACAGCATGATGTCATTACAGAAAACATTGAAGGCTTAATGGATCTTTATACGAAGCAATGCGCAATCGAAATGAATTGCAACGATTTAGCAAGAATCGGCTGTGTGTTGGCGATGGATGGACGTAACCCCGAAACAGATGAACAAATTATCCCTGTAGATGTCGCCCGTATTTGTAAAACGTTTATGGTGACATGTGGAATGTATAATGCATCGGGGGAGTTTGCGATTAATGTCGGTATTCCAGCAAAAAGTGGAGTAGCAGGAGGGATTATGGGTTCAATTCCTAAAAAATGTGGCATTGGCATATTTGGTCCATCCTTAGATGATAAGGGAAATTCAATTGCGGGCATTCGGTTGTTAGAAATGATGTCCAGGCAATATTCGTTATCGATGTTTTAA
- a CDS encoding DMT family transporter produces MKKSLSGSLFLILASSIWGGMYVVVKLLVAVIPPLELVWLRYLIALVALVIIGLISKQKWRIKKNHLLIILLIAVIGYVISIVAQETGTMLSTAQMGAIITATTPAFMVVFASLILKERLTVKKAISVLLATIGVITIVGIDRIEFSSMIGGLTLVLAALTWALMSVLIKLLPSHYSQIVVTTYATLIAVVVLTPIVLPTLHELDFHVFKDPVILGGLLYLGVISTSIAFLLWNRGLHLLNASSGGIFFFFQPVVGALLGWFLLGETISITFWIGCLFILVGVMLVLKDKDHEKG; encoded by the coding sequence ATGAAAAAATCACTATCAGGTTCTTTATTTCTTATACTTGCATCAAGCATTTGGGGCGGAATGTATGTTGTTGTAAAACTATTAGTAGCCGTCATTCCACCACTAGAGCTTGTATGGTTGAGATATCTCATCGCACTTGTGGCATTGGTCATTATTGGCTTGATATCCAAACAGAAATGGAGAATCAAAAAAAATCACTTGCTTATTATTTTATTGATTGCAGTGATAGGATATGTCATTTCGATTGTCGCTCAAGAAACAGGTACGATGCTCTCGACTGCTCAAATGGGCGCTATTATTACTGCGACAACCCCAGCTTTTATGGTTGTTTTTGCTAGCCTCATTTTAAAGGAACGATTAACAGTAAAAAAAGCAATTTCTGTTTTGTTAGCAACTATAGGGGTTATTACTATTGTAGGGATAGATCGTATTGAGTTTTCTAGTATGATTGGTGGTTTAACATTAGTCTTAGCAGCATTAACATGGGCGCTAATGTCAGTCTTAATTAAACTGTTACCAAGTCATTACTCACAAATAGTTGTAACAACATATGCTACGCTAATAGCAGTGGTAGTCCTAACGCCAATTGTTTTGCCTACACTACATGAACTAGATTTCCACGTTTTTAAAGACCCAGTTATTCTCGGTGGTCTTTTATATTTAGGAGTTATTTCGACATCAATAGCGTTTTTATTATGGAATCGCGGATTACACCTATTAAATGCTTCAAGTGGAGGAATTTTCTTTTTCTTTCAACCAGTAGTTGGAGCGTTATTAGGATGGTTCCTATTAGGGGAAACGATCAGCATTACATTTTGGATAGGTTGCTTATTCATTTTGGTTGGTGTCATGCTAGTGCTAAAAGACAAGGATCATGAAAAAGGTTAG
- a CDS encoding thiopeptide-type bacteriocin biosynthesis protein codes for MIKRKAALKFSAVRKLFTEEEDEYLHEVIRDSAFLERILLNSTPLYNKLKKIVDEDRKIDKKTKKTVVNYLLRMAARPQPNRINSGICMNDSDRFHGRTELKQVSISLEWEQNVIRKLENSILTFSNIKLTLNPKLYEKDQQFLLEKFSKENTAYIYLDSSSFLKDLFDSLRSTIYSQTLLDQYQDDTQRALVLGVIKELLKSDVIKTELSTYSVNRDADAFLENLLNYSNYDVDLVSSIKTIKELVHKYRELEVGKGIDVYKELISKMAALCKSSSYLLIDLSIYDRLENKEQIKHALDNGESLELMTFFDKHQGIDWNNYYNKFIGKYGFYTRVPLLEMINKDAGLGFMQHLSFDDKNKKIEEYVLNKIMQWHIGSDKPMLTLTEEDFLSIKALYGRKGNGRVPISFDCKIVESKAGFLLPPNAFSFPRYSFTGRFSSCKESKGENSHGYSEISYISNYFKDVGLTYRSESNTFIDCIGHTDQLKGRIPLNEIDMVAHKNRLHMIHKDQIIYPVSTHLFSYRNFNEHPALVFLSEFSRYCFEYPNNFPIENLSYLEYIPRIEYKSLIVSPARMNIKFEHESTKMERVKKINDLLNKYNLNQNNYIYFLEGDKTLPVPLNNEEAMLFLESCINKKDQLVLMEAPELDESTEEVSDWIYSSKQYNQNQGTFDLDTKQIVHAQKLEEKIDPCINSYHLYYRSGKREKVENMILALNEKDHLLEDVFIVNYIDENKKEHMRVRYKKNLEKESKWEEILSSMLSSGCLYDFQKTLFRPEVNRYGGNGLYHLVYKLFSVETKVMNVLKQAYSPYNESESALYLSSYVLYGLLGKDTNLLFKYIENSIEKESKYVKPFAKKRTNYRGIVLQALKDYNETSHPLLIEYNQLAADLLIAAKSQLLSDDYLFYVVQSIVHMAMNRHFPFKRELEIETNQYMRFSFSNIRYYLQEGVLKNGAL; via the coding sequence ATGATTAAAAGAAAAGCCGCATTAAAATTCTCTGCTGTGCGCAAATTGTTTACTGAAGAAGAAGATGAGTATTTGCATGAAGTGATAAGAGACTCGGCTTTCTTAGAAAGGATCTTATTGAATAGTACTCCCTTATACAACAAGTTAAAAAAAATTGTTGATGAAGATAGAAAGATCGATAAAAAAACAAAAAAAACCGTAGTGAACTATTTATTAAGAATGGCGGCGAGACCGCAGCCTAACCGTATTAACTCAGGAATCTGTATGAATGACAGTGACCGTTTTCATGGACGGACCGAATTAAAACAGGTAAGTATATCTTTGGAATGGGAACAAAATGTAATAAGAAAACTCGAAAATTCTATTCTTACGTTTTCCAACATAAAACTGACGTTAAATCCAAAACTATACGAGAAAGATCAACAGTTTTTGTTAGAGAAGTTTTCAAAAGAAAACACGGCCTACATCTATTTAGACAGTTCCAGTTTCTTGAAAGACTTGTTCGACTCCTTAAGATCAACTATTTATAGTCAGACACTATTAGATCAATATCAAGACGATACTCAAAGAGCTCTAGTGCTAGGAGTTATAAAAGAGCTACTAAAATCAGATGTTATAAAAACTGAACTTTCTACTTATTCTGTCAATAGAGATGCTGATGCTTTTTTAGAAAACCTTTTAAACTATAGTAACTACGATGTTGATTTAGTTTCATCTATAAAAACGATTAAAGAATTAGTACATAAATATAGGGAATTGGAAGTTGGCAAAGGGATAGACGTATACAAAGAGTTAATTTCGAAAATGGCGGCATTGTGCAAAAGTTCCTCGTACTTACTTATTGATTTGTCTATATACGATCGTTTGGAGAATAAAGAACAAATTAAACATGCCCTTGATAACGGAGAATCCCTAGAATTAATGACGTTTTTCGATAAACATCAAGGAATTGACTGGAACAACTATTACAATAAATTTATAGGGAAATATGGTTTTTACACTAGGGTTCCTTTACTTGAGATGATAAATAAAGACGCTGGGCTTGGGTTTATGCAGCACCTGTCTTTTGATGATAAAAATAAAAAAATAGAAGAATACGTCCTGAACAAGATAATGCAGTGGCATATAGGAAGCGATAAACCAATGCTTACCCTGACTGAAGAAGACTTTTTATCGATTAAAGCATTATACGGGAGAAAAGGGAACGGCAGGGTTCCTATTTCATTTGATTGCAAGATTGTGGAGAGTAAAGCTGGATTTCTTTTACCTCCAAACGCGTTTTCTTTCCCTCGTTATTCTTTTACAGGCCGCTTTTCGTCTTGTAAGGAAAGTAAAGGAGAGAATTCCCACGGCTATTCAGAAATAAGCTATATTAGCAATTATTTTAAAGATGTCGGTTTAACTTATCGATCTGAGAGCAATACGTTTATCGATTGCATCGGTCACACTGATCAATTAAAAGGGAGAATTCCCTTGAATGAAATTGATATGGTTGCCCATAAGAATCGCCTTCATATGATCCACAAAGATCAAATAATTTATCCTGTATCAACTCATTTGTTCAGTTATCGGAACTTTAATGAACATCCTGCTTTAGTCTTTCTAAGTGAATTTTCTAGGTACTGTTTCGAGTACCCGAATAACTTTCCTATCGAAAATCTCTCTTATTTGGAATATATCCCCAGGATTGAATACAAAAGTCTCATTGTGTCACCTGCTAGAATGAATATTAAATTTGAGCATGAAAGTACGAAGATGGAAAGAGTAAAGAAGATTAACGACCTCTTGAATAAATACAACTTGAATCAAAATAATTATATTTATTTTTTGGAGGGAGATAAAACGCTTCCTGTTCCTCTCAATAATGAGGAGGCTATGTTATTTTTGGAAAGTTGTATAAACAAGAAGGATCAGCTTGTACTGATGGAAGCGCCGGAATTAGATGAATCGACTGAAGAAGTCAGCGATTGGATCTACTCATCAAAACAGTATAACCAAAATCAAGGAACATTTGATCTCGATACGAAGCAAATCGTACATGCACAAAAATTAGAAGAAAAAATAGATCCTTGTATAAATTCTTATCATTTGTACTACAGAAGTGGTAAAAGAGAAAAAGTGGAAAACATGATTTTGGCATTGAATGAAAAAGATCACCTGTTAGAAGATGTATTTATTGTGAATTATATTGATGAGAATAAAAAAGAACATATGCGTGTACGATACAAAAAAAATCTCGAAAAAGAGAGTAAATGGGAAGAAATCTTATCATCAATGCTTTCATCAGGGTGTTTATACGATTTCCAAAAAACGTTGTTTCGGCCTGAAGTAAACAGATATGGTGGAAATGGACTGTACCATCTCGTGTATAAATTGTTTTCAGTTGAAACAAAAGTAATGAATGTATTGAAACAAGCTTACTCACCTTACAATGAAAGTGAAAGTGCATTGTATCTTTCTAGCTATGTATTATATGGATTGCTTGGGAAAGATACAAATCTATTGTTCAAGTACATTGAAAACAGTATAGAGAAAGAGAGCAAATATGTTAAACCATTTGCAAAAAAACGCACGAATTACCGTGGAATCGTGTTACAAGCGTTAAAGGATTACAATGAAACATCACATCCACTGCTAATTGAATACAATCAGTTAGCAGCAGACTTGTTGATAGCAGCTAAAAGCCAACTGTTATCAGATGATTACTTGTTTTACGTTGTACAAAGCATCGTTCATATGGCCATGAATCGTCATTTTCCTTTTAAGAGAGAACTAGAAATAGAAACCAATCAATATATGAGGTTCTCATTTTCAAACATTCGCTATTACCTTCAGGAAGGAGTATTAAAAAATGGAGCATTATAG
- a CDS encoding Crp/Fnr family transcriptional regulator gives MLNECKEILLSDYQIVSMEPGYVYYLQEGTLQLWELHNDGVEILINVLKPDDAVRLPDPSINSVYEFRTNKEKAQLILYNWDSLHRIEEKYYLLNKVATTTMRTEMINHIKRKKFVKNRLVYLLQFLSKEFGEIENQYYILNIPLTHEHISSLILSSRVTVTKLLNELKKQKVITNVQGFLYLRKDLIDRVGSYDCSLEVV, from the coding sequence ATGTTAAATGAGTGTAAAGAAATTCTTTTAAGTGACTATCAAATTGTCAGTATGGAGCCAGGGTATGTCTATTATCTACAAGAAGGAACTTTGCAATTATGGGAATTACACAATGATGGGGTAGAAATACTCATTAATGTTTTAAAGCCAGACGATGCTGTAAGACTGCCAGATCCTAGCATCAATAGTGTATATGAGTTTAGAACGAATAAAGAAAAGGCACAGTTAATTTTATACAATTGGGATTCTCTCCACAGAATAGAGGAGAAATACTATCTACTGAATAAAGTGGCTACCACAACAATGAGAACAGAAATGATTAATCACATTAAAAGAAAGAAATTTGTGAAAAATAGGTTGGTGTATTTATTGCAATTCTTGTCCAAAGAGTTTGGCGAAATTGAAAACCAGTATTACATTCTAAACATTCCGTTGACCCACGAACATATATCCAGTTTGATCCTCTCTAGTAGGGTAACGGTTACGAAACTCTTAAATGAATTAAAAAAACAAAAGGTCATTACGAATGTTCAAGGGTTTCTTTATTTAAGAAAAGATCTCATTGATCGTGTAGGCAGCTACGATTGCTCTTTAGAAGTTGTTTAA
- a CDS encoding helix-turn-helix transcriptional regulator has protein sequence MSIYIGEKIRHLRIYKKLSQSELVEGICSVAYLSRIENGKTKPSKQFLDKISKRLDVSIEIMDHNSSTSLQDKIVTVLNKVEEESKSLSNEEEALLRMSLLEFLQPSLLIRVFSVLLNHSMTKGEMNDADTIYRSNINLIDVKDNTEFKDLNEQQIYFRLHNILGKYFYSKQNFSQAHYHYSISENLNVDNTTIESAKLYYNISLVKQRIMEDKSVALYYCKKSYDLFLKLGDTENIVNVLVTLGVQYHLLSQYDKSLRTLQETERYLADLNVKNKNRLLTMITYNIGKVFQKLEKYDEAIVYYNKSLANLESDVSKVYVLKGLLEIKLLKKEWTEVKDLLDTCLHLVNQHQMSYLDIELHVIKAIVFKQRGDFLNYEKLLKRTIERAEKDSHSILIKKMAEELAHYYFDLKFYKKSSEYYLMALNHSSSV, from the coding sequence ATGAGTATATACATAGGTGAAAAAATTAGACATTTAAGGATCTATAAAAAACTTTCTCAATCAGAATTAGTAGAAGGCATTTGTTCAGTTGCCTATTTAAGTCGAATTGAAAATGGAAAGACGAAGCCATCAAAACAATTTCTAGATAAGATTTCGAAAAGGTTAGACGTCTCTATCGAAATAATGGATCATAACAGTTCGACTAGTCTACAAGACAAGATTGTAACTGTACTCAATAAAGTAGAGGAAGAATCTAAATCGTTATCGAACGAAGAGGAAGCTCTCCTTAGAATGTCTCTATTAGAATTTCTTCAACCTTCTCTCCTCATTAGAGTGTTTTCAGTCTTATTAAATCATTCAATGACAAAAGGTGAAATGAATGATGCAGACACTATTTATCGTTCTAACATAAACTTAATTGATGTAAAAGATAACACCGAGTTTAAAGACCTTAACGAACAACAGATTTATTTTAGGCTTCATAATATATTAGGGAAGTATTTTTACTCCAAACAGAATTTCTCCCAAGCCCATTACCATTATTCAATATCAGAAAATTTAAACGTCGATAACACAACTATTGAAAGTGCCAAACTCTATTATAATATTAGCTTAGTCAAACAACGAATAATGGAAGACAAATCAGTAGCCCTCTACTATTGTAAGAAATCTTATGATCTTTTCCTAAAATTAGGTGATACCGAAAACATAGTAAATGTATTGGTAACCCTTGGCGTTCAATATCATTTGCTTTCACAATACGACAAATCACTACGGACTTTACAAGAGACTGAACGATATTTAGCTGACTTAAATGTAAAAAATAAGAATCGTTTATTAACAATGATCACGTATAATATTGGTAAAGTGTTTCAAAAGCTCGAGAAATATGACGAAGCCATTGTTTATTACAATAAAAGTTTAGCTAACCTCGAAAGTGATGTTAGTAAAGTATACGTTCTGAAAGGCTTATTAGAAATAAAACTCTTAAAAAAAGAATGGACAGAAGTCAAAGACCTCCTAGATACATGCTTACATTTGGTCAATCAACACCAAATGAGTTATTTAGACATTGAATTACATGTCATTAAAGCCATTGTTTTTAAACAAAGAGGTGATTTTCTTAACTACGAAAAATTATTAAAACGTACGATTGAACGTGCTGAAAAAGATAGCCATTCCATACTAATAAAGAAAATGGCGGAAGAATTAGCTCATTACTACTTTGATTTAAAATTTTACAAAAAATCTTCCGAGTATTACTTAATGGCACTTAACCATTCTTCTAGTGTGTAA